GTTTTGAATTGTTAGAGGCAGTTATGAAGGTAAATAGACGCCAGCACTCCCTTCCAATTGTGAAGGCAAAAGAACTACTAGGGCCGCTGCAAAATAAAAAGGCAGCCTTACTTGGTTTAGCCTATAAGCCTGATACAGATGATGTACGAGAATCCACCTCCCTCATTATCGCAAAGGAGCTGCTTGAGGAAGGGGCATATGTAACAGCCTATGATCCCGTTGCTACTCCTAATTTTCAGAAAATGATGGGGAATTCCATTTCCTACGCTTCCGATATTCCCTCTGCACTACATGGTGCCGATTTTGCTATTATTGCGACAGAGTGGGATCAAATTAAGCATGTTCCGTTGGATGTATTTTCAACCAATATGAAACGCCCAATTATTATTGATGGGAGAAACTGCTATTCCCTTCAAGAAGTTCAAAAATACCCTATTACGTATATTTCTGTAGGAAGACCTGCCATTGATCAGAAGGGGCAAATCATAAAGGATGGATCATTATTTTAGAAAGGAAAGAAGCCAATGACCAAAATGTTCCATGCATTTTATCATTTCGAATGTCAGTTATTTCAAAAGGTAAATCGCCATTTTGATAAAAGACTGCTCAATCTTTTTTTCAGATCCATCACCCATTTTGGAGGAGCAAGATTGACAATTGCTGCAACACTCCTCCTCTTGCTTTTCTCACCTCACAGCACTAGCTTAACGGCCGTTTCCAGTGCCCTTGCCTTAACGGCCAGTCACATACCTGTGCATATCGCAAAACAGCTGCTACCCCGAAAAAGACCGTATCTGACGTTGGATCAAATTATGGTTCTTCCTAATCCGTTACAGGATCCATCTTTTCCTTCCGGGCATACAACAGCTATCTTTTCTGTTATTATTCCGTATGTTTTATTTATGCCTAGTCTTGCAGTAATCCTTCTGCCAATGGCCCTTTGCGTAGGATTATCAAGGATCTACTTAGGCCTTCATTATCCTTCAGATGTTATTGCCGGTGGAGTTCTCGGAGCACTAACAGGAGCTGGTAGTTTTTATTTATTATGTATGTGAGAAGGAAACAGGAGGGAGCTACTATGAAAATTGCCATTTTCACTGATACCTTCTATCCGGAAATTAACGGTGTTGCCCGTACACTTAAACGTTTGACTGCTTATTTAGAAGAAAAACATATTTCTTTTAAAATTTTTGCACCCTATTCTTATGACAATGATAGCAACGACACGCATATTCTCCGTATTAAAAGTTTGCCATTTTACTTATATCCTGAATGTCGCTTAGCCATACCCAATCCCCTTTTTATTAAAAAAGAGCTTCAGAATTTTGCACCAGATGTAATCCATGTAGTTACTCCTTTTACGATGGGACTTTGCGGCACTTACTTTTCCCGAAAACTAAAAATCCCTCTTGTTGGCTCCTATCATACGAATTTCGATTCTTATTTAACTTTTTACAACCTATCCTTTCTTTCAAAACTTTTATGGAAATACATGCTTTGGTTTTACCGGCCTTGTAAAAAAATATTTGTTCCTTCCCATGAAACTATGCATCAGCTTCAGAAACATGGATTTCAAAACTTGGACATTTGGACACGCGGAGTTAATTGCGAATTATTTCATCCTTTTTATCATCATGATTCTATTCGCAAACAATATGGTATTTCTAAAAAGTTCCTTATTACGTATGCTGGAAGACTGGCACCCGAAAAGGATGTGATCACGTTTCTCCATGCAGCTAAATTATTACCTGATGAAATAAATCAGCATATACAGTGGTTGGTGGTTGGTGATGGTCCTCTTCGAGAAGAGTTACAGCACACAGCTCCCGAAAATATGCTATTTACTGGCTATTTATCAGGGAATTCACTTGCTGAAGTATACTCAGCGTCCGACCTGTTTGTTTTTCCTTCTTCTTCAGAAACTTTCGGGAATGTTGTACTTGAGGCACTTGCCAGCGGTACACCTGCCATTTGCGCCAATTCTGGGGGTGTGAAAAATATCATTAATGCTGGTAAAACGGGGGAATTATGTACACCTGCACGCCCACAAGAGTTCGCCCAGGCCATTCATTCACTATTAATTAATGAGAGCTTACGGAAACAAATGGGGATAGAGGGAAGGAAATACGCTTTAACACAAAGATGGGAAGCAATTTTTGATCAACTAATTTGTCATTATGATCATGTGGTGAATGAACATAAAAAGAATCATACCATTCAGCAAACCCCTAGCAGTCAGGCTCTTGCAAAAGTGAAAACAGGTCTCTGACGGAGGAGCATTAAATTAAAACAACAAAAAAAGCCTGCAAATGCAAGCTTCTTTGGATGGCTCAGGACGGAATCGAACCGCCGACACAAGGATTTTCAGTCCTTTGCTCTACCGACTGAGCTACTGAGCCATACTACATTATGTATAAATGGCGGTCTGGACGGGACTCGAACCCGCGACCTCCTGCGTGACAGGCAGGCATTCTAACCAACTGAACTACCAGACCGAATATTATTGACAGTCAGCAAGGAGACCGTCCTTGCCAGCCATTTGCCGACCGTCAAATGCCGATGACCCCTACGGGATTCGAACCCGTGTTACCGCCGTGAAAGGGCGGTGTCTTAACCGCTTGACCAAGGGGCCATTACTTATTAAAATGGTGAGCCATGAAGGACTCGAACCTTCGACCCTCTGATTAAAAGTCAGATGCTCTACCAACTGAGCTAATGGCTCGTACATTACTAATTTTCATTATCTCTTAGCGACGTTTTTTATATTATCATGTATTCTACTATTTAGGCAATACTTTTTTAAAAAAATATTTAAAAAGTTGAAGCTCCTCAATAGGAGGAGCTTCAATTCTACTTTACACTTGTCTCCAAGGATTGCACACGACATTGGTTTGAGCACGGTCCGGACCTACAGAGAAGGTTGATAGCGGAATTCCTGTAAGCTGTGTAACACGTTCAACATAATGACGTGCATTCGCAGGCAGTTCATCCAATGACTTGCAGCCAGTAATATCTTCAGTCCAGCCTGGAAGCTCCTCATAAATAGGCTCACATTGTGATAAGATCTTTAGATTGGCCGGATATTCCGTAATGATTTCATCCTTGAAACGGTAAGCTGTACAGATCTTCAAAGTCTCAATTCCCGTTAATACGTCAATAGAATTTAGAGAAAGATCTGTTAAGCCGCTAACACGCCGGGCATGGCGGACAACCACACTGTCAAACCAGCCGATACGGCGAGGTCTACCGGTAGTAGTGCCATATTCACGGCCCACTTCGCGGATTCGGCTGCCAATTTCATCATGGAGTTCAGTTGGGAATGGGCCATCACCAACACGGGAAGTATAGGCTTTACATACACCCACCACATGGGTAATTTTTGTCGGGCCAACTCCTGAGCCAATTGTGACACCACCAGCAACTGGATTGGATGATGTAACAAACGGATACGTTCCTTGGTCAATATCCAGCATAACACCTTGAGCGCCTTCAAAAAGGACGCGTCGGCCTTCATCTAATGCGTCATTTAACACAACAGAAGTATCGCATACATATTGCTTAATTTGTTGACCATACTCATAGTATTCGTCAAGAATTTCTTCTTTTTTAAAGCCTTCCACTTCATAAATTCGTTCAAATAAACGATTTTTTTCAACAAGATTCCGTTCTAATTTTTCTTCAAAGATTTCCTTGTCCAACAAATCGGCAATCCGTATTCCAACGCGGGCAGCTTTATCCATATAAGCAGGACCGATTCCCTTTTTCGTGGTGCCAATTTTGTTTGCCCCTTTGCTTTCTTCTTCTACCTCATCCAATTTTAAATGATAAGGCAAAATCACGTGGGCACGATTGCTGATTCGGAGATTTTCTGTCGTAACGCCCTTTTCATGTAAATAGGCAAGTTCTTGAATAAGCGCCTTTGGATCCACAACCATACCATTGCCGATAACGCAAATTTTTTCTTTATTAAAGATCCCAGACGGAATTAAATGCAGTTTATAAGTTTCACCGTTAAATTTAATGGTATGGCCTGCATTGTTACCACCTTGATAACGCGCAACAACCTCTGCATTTTCTGAAAGAAAATCGGTAATTTTCCCTTTCCCTTCGTCTCCCCATTGTGTACCAACAACAACTACTGATGTCATGATAGGCACCTCCACAAATTTTAGCCATAAGGAATTTAAGTCCCAAAGGCGATTTATTCAACCCGAACCGCTATAAAAAGGTTCGTAAGTCAGCAGGATTCATTTCCCTTTTACGTAAATACTTAATTAACACCATCTTAGTTTAGCAATTTTGGCCATAAAAAGCAACTAAACACGAACGTTTTATAGTAGTATAATAAAATATGTTCGTATAACTATAAACCTATGAAAAAAGGGCCAGCCAATAATAGAAATTGGCTGACCCCTTCATGAAAACGTTAAGCGCCTGGCGGAGCCATGGAATCATCAAAACGTCTCTCTAAATTTACGAATTTATTATACTCTTTCACAAACGCCAGCTGCACCGTTCCAACTGGACCGTTACGCTGCTTGGCAATAATAATCTCAATAATATTCCTATTCTCTGATTCTTTATCATAGTAATCATCACGGTATAAGAAGGCAACAATATCCGCGTCCTGCTCAATACTTCCTGATTCACGAATATCAGACATCATTGGGCGCTTATCCTGACGCTGCTCCACACCACGGGAAAGCTGTGATAGGGCAATAACTGGCACTTTCAGTTCACGGGCTA
Above is a genomic segment from Neobacillus endophyticus containing:
- a CDS encoding phosphatase PAP2 family protein, coding for MFHAFYHFECQLFQKVNRHFDKRLLNLFFRSITHFGGARLTIAATLLLLLFSPHSTSLTAVSSALALTASHIPVHIAKQLLPRKRPYLTLDQIMVLPNPLQDPSFPSGHTTAIFSVIIPYVLFMPSLAVILLPMALCVGLSRIYLGLHYPSDVIAGGVLGALTGAGSFYLLCM
- a CDS encoding glycosyltransferase family 4 protein, with amino-acid sequence MKIAIFTDTFYPEINGVARTLKRLTAYLEEKHISFKIFAPYSYDNDSNDTHILRIKSLPFYLYPECRLAIPNPLFIKKELQNFAPDVIHVVTPFTMGLCGTYFSRKLKIPLVGSYHTNFDSYLTFYNLSFLSKLLWKYMLWFYRPCKKIFVPSHETMHQLQKHGFQNLDIWTRGVNCELFHPFYHHDSIRKQYGISKKFLITYAGRLAPEKDVITFLHAAKLLPDEINQHIQWLVVGDGPLREELQHTAPENMLFTGYLSGNSLAEVYSASDLFVFPSSSETFGNVVLEALASGTPAICANSGGVKNIINAGKTGELCTPARPQEFAQAIHSLLINESLRKQMGIEGRKYALTQRWEAIFDQLICHYDHVVNEHKKNHTIQQTPSSQALAKVKTGL
- a CDS encoding adenylosuccinate synthase — translated: MTSVVVVGTQWGDEGKGKITDFLSENAEVVARYQGGNNAGHTIKFNGETYKLHLIPSGIFNKEKICVIGNGMVVDPKALIQELAYLHEKGVTTENLRISNRAHVILPYHLKLDEVEEESKGANKIGTTKKGIGPAYMDKAARVGIRIADLLDKEIFEEKLERNLVEKNRLFERIYEVEGFKKEEILDEYYEYGQQIKQYVCDTSVVLNDALDEGRRVLFEGAQGVMLDIDQGTYPFVTSSNPVAGGVTIGSGVGPTKITHVVGVCKAYTSRVGDGPFPTELHDEIGSRIREVGREYGTTTGRPRRIGWFDSVVVRHARRVSGLTDLSLNSIDVLTGIETLKICTAYRFKDEIITEYPANLKILSQCEPIYEELPGWTEDITGCKSLDELPANARHYVERVTQLTGIPLSTFSVGPDRAQTNVVCNPWRQV